In Oncorhynchus nerka isolate Pitt River linkage group LG21, Oner_Uvic_2.0, whole genome shotgun sequence, the genomic window TTCCTGTTTCTGCCCACCCATCTCAATGCTCTGTAATGTTGTCCTATAAGGTGTGGCTCAGTATTGGTCTCTATGGGAAAGCCTGTGGCAATGGAACAGGGATTAATTGTTCAACCAAAGTGGTTTCTTTCAACCCCCTATTTGACTTGCTGGCCCACAGTCTTCCAGTGAGGTCTTGTTGTTTCACCCATCTGCCAAAACAACACCAATCCCGGACATACTTTGTGTATGCAGCTCCATGTACAGCTGCATACGCTGCCCATGGCACAGAGCAAACAACCATGCAAgcccacacacatacagagaggctaacagagagagtgactggcagatatacagacagacagaaaaacagaccaGTGTAAaggatgtgaaatagctagctagttagcggtggtgcgcgctaaatagcgtttcaatcggtgacgtcacttgctctgagaccttgaagtagtgtttccccttgctctgcaagggccgcggcttttgtggagcgatgggtaacgatgcttcgtgggtgactgttgttgatgtgtgcagagggtccctggttcactcccgggtatgggcgaggggacggtctaacgttatactgttacaccagcACACACACGTATACTCATGCTGAGGAAAAGGGTCATGGTGGTCAATTTCTGACCTGGGTACGAAGTATTTAGTCCACCAAGACAACAGTTAGAGGGAACCTCATCTCAAAATATCATGGAAACCTAGCGCGTCACCCATTTACTACAGTAGCTTCTCTCAGTCATCGTTGTTCGACAGTCGGGAAACGTGAGGCCACCTTTGACACACTGGAACACATTATCAAACGACAAATGAAATACTATAGAAATAACAATGCCACAGACACCAAACCCATTGAAACTTTAGATTGTAGACCATTACCTCAGCGTAGTCATTATGTATTGAGGGCACCATGTAACAACCACAAGCATATCCTCAGGTCATTACAGGTCTCTATTGCAAAAGGCATATTTCGATGAAAATAACCTGtatgaataaaggttaaatggaAAAACAATATGGGGGTGTAGGGAGATCTCCAATGAGCTGGACGATTCTCTTATCACTCATCTTGAAAAAAACATATACTTAACTTGGGAATCAATCAATCCATCATTAACACAAGGGAGTGATCTAATAATTTATTATTGAAATATTGAGAAAAAACAAATTGGTACAATTTAAGGCCAAGTGGCAAACAATAATGCCAGCACTAGGGATGAAGGTGTGAGCATGCGGGTCTGGCAGAGGAGATGtagtcgttgtgtgtgtgtgtgtgtttgtatttggtgtgggaaaaaagaaaaacaagaaaaacCCAAGGCCAGCATCAAGTGGTGTGCACATACACAGTGGACACACCCAGTAGACTACTggtgcaaaaacaaagtgtgtgTCACTGAGATGGGCGTGGCCCAAGAGCCCAGCTAAAGGATGGGCAGCCAGAACAGTACGTAATGGATGATGAGATTAGGTTAAGTGGGCTGGAAGGAAAGATGTGCTGCATCAGCCGCCAAAGGCTGCTTAGGAAAGGTACGTTACcaggcagtggaggctgctgaggggaggacggctcataaaaatgtctggaacagagcgaatggaatggACTCAAAAACATGGAAGCCATGTGTTTGTTACCATTCCAGTAATTTTGCTCCAGACATTACTACGAGCCCATTCTCCCCAATTAATCTAAACTGCACTTTCTAAATTTACAGtatctattacagtgaaagaatgccatgctattgtttgaggagtgcacaattttgaacatgaaaagttattcaaacaaattaggcacatttgggcagtcttgatacaacagcttgaacagaaatgcaatggttcatttgatcagtctaaaactttacaCATACACTGCAAAatataaattgcacctgggctggaataatatatTATGGTCTttatcttgcatttcaaagatggtacaaaaaaaatattaaagaacggttgtttttttctttgtatcatcttttaccagatctattgtgtaatattctcctacattcctttcacatttccacaaacgtcagtgtttcctttcaaatggtaacaagaatatgcatatccttgcttcagggcatgagctacaggcagttagatttgggcatgtcattttaggcgaaaattgaaaaaaaggagcagatccttaagaggtttttaaggtgccaccaacttcctgtgttaccaggatATGGGCACAAGTGTTCTATTTAAGGAGATCTACCATCGCCGTTTTGATATGTGGACTGTGACGAATTTGTGCATATTGAATGTTACATGAATTGTGTAAATGTATCTATGGTATTTGTTGTACTATAATACATTTTGTCTTCGGTTGTATTCAATCCctattgtctctctctacctAATAAAGAGATCTTGGATGCAAGGTGGTTTATTCTCCTCCTTTAGGATGTTATTGTGTGAGTCTTTGGGGTGCAAAAGCCCTTATTCCCCCTTCTGGTAAGTTCAGGTAATTACACCCTGAGGTAAAATCATGATTTTTCTTCACACATTTTATACTGTAAGCTTGACCATGGGCTTGAGTTTCATGCAAACAATATATAACTCAAACATCAACAAAGCAGATCATTTTACCAGCTTTGTTTGATCAAAATCAAGTGGTGAAGAACCCAAAGTATGGCTGCGTCCTGATTCTTCACCCTTTAAAAAATATTTGCACTTGCACACTTCCGGTCATGGATTTAACAAGTTGAAATTCTCTCTAGCCAACGACTAAACCAATCCCATTGCTTTTAAATTCATTGATGTGTGCAAATGCAGACTTCgggagaagggtggagaatcGGGATGCAGCCCAAAGCAATTGCCACCTGCTCCTTCTCCAAAGTATTTCCAGCCACGTGAACAAACAGGCATTTAATCATCAGTGGTTTGGCATCATACCGAGTGTGGCACAGAGATCCAACATACTCAAAACAATGttcaaaaaagaaaaaaagaaaaaaaagattaCACAATGAACTGTATAAATGTCTACAGACTCCTCAGACAGGACCTCTTCAGTGTTTAATACTACAATATACAAACGCAAGGCCAAAAACAAATCCTGTTGGTGTACTGCTTAGTTAAGAACATACATTTAATTTAAATGTACTATATGACCATTCAAATAAGAGTTACATGACTCCTCACTAACCGACAGACAGGCTGTGGCCCAGTATCATTTCAGCCCCTAGCCACTTCTCGTAGCCTCTAGCCCTTTGGTGTTCTCAGATCCTAAAGAACGGATATGGTGAAAGCTCAGCTTTTAGCCTATTTGGGAGGTTATATTCCCGTATAACTTTGCCTACGCCTTGGTTCTATGGAATCTATCAACGCCAAAAGGTTCACGCTTAGAAGAAGTAGCTGGGACCGAAATGGAAGCAGGCCTATAACCTattattaaaaaaatgttttttttctcctccTTCAAAGGTGATTGGGAGTACAAAGCTCAATGCATGACCACTTTCTGGAGCCTGAACCTGAAGACCACGCTCCCCTTAGGCATTTATCTCTAGATACATAAACAacccaacatttaaaaaaaacaaaataatttAAACTTTCACAAGGACAAAGCAATTGGTTCGTTTTAAACTAGACATCATTATGAGACGTAAAACAGAATGGGAACGAAACATACATAAGAGCATTCTTCTGGGTCAACACCACAAGCATTACTGCAATGCTCGCAAATACCCCATCCCTCTGGCCTCGCTTAGCTGTCCGGCCTGCTCGTTATCCTCTCCCCGTTACTCGCAGGCAGTCTTTGTTCTTTAGACCAGTCGGATACAATTTGCAGTTCTCCATCCATATTGTCCATGACTGGAGCTTAGGCCTTTAAAAATTCACATACAAAAAAATAGATGAACTCTCCATTTTCCAATCGTGTAGTTTCCTCATTTAAGGAAGTGACATTCAGGTCAGGCAAAATTGGACAGTCATACTTCCATTGCAACCGGAATGTTGTGCCACAGTGGGTCTTTGTGAGACTCGGGAGTAGACTTGACTACTTCACTACGGAAACCCTTTTTCAAATGAACTCTGACGAAGCAGTGTTCAGCACGCAGCGACAAAAAGCATCATTTGTGCATCGTGAACAGGACATGTACAGTGTAGAACTTGACACGTACAAAATCAACAATGGCACTGACGTTTACCCTGTGTGCTGCGTCATCGGATTAACACCTACTGAAACCACTTGTACTGTAGGTGTGCTTGAGATGATGCACtgcatctctgtctgtgtccAACTTAAAACTATAGAACAATTCTATGGATATTGTTCCTGGAGACCAGAACCAGCACCTGGGTGTGAGTACTGGTTTTTTAATTGATCGGTCTTAAAACGCTGAAATATtatggctgcgtttagacaggcagctcAATTCTGATCTTATTTTTACCAATCAAATcaactctgaaaaagatctgatgtgaaaggTCAAAAGGccaattagtgtgtgtgtgggggggggggggggggatcagaattgggctgcctgtctaaccACAGCCTATTTGGCAGGAGATTTGTACAGCAAAGAGCAAAGATTAAGGTCATTGAGTGAGCCATTTGGGTCCAGGTGCAGTGCAGGGTTTAAGTTCAATTGACTTGTACTGAGTTCAGTGGTGGTGACCACAAAGAGCTGTGGCCAAGCCAGCCTTGCTCTCAGCAGTTCTTGATGGGCTTGCGCCTCATGACAGGGTAATGACGTTCTTGCCTGAGTCATGTGAACTGGACTTTAGTGCTCTCTCCAAAGGGACATTGGAAGTGCTACTCCAGAGCAGTCTCTGGCCCAGGATAAAGTATGCATGTCATTGTCATCAACCTTCATATATAACCAGAACTTctgacattaaaaaaaaaacatgctttgTCCAGTTCTTGTCCCTTGTGCAGCTTACTGAACACCTAAAAATTcatgtaaaaaaattaaaaagcagCTAAATGTGCTAACAAGACATTCCACATTGCACTATGGCCCTCAGCAAGTATGGATTGTGCGTAAATCCCAATTTTGGCAAAACACTTCTCTTTCTGTGTGGGGAATGCGGTGTTGAGCTGTATGTTACTGTGCAACATCCCTATAACATTCACACAACACAGGTGGTTTCATCAATGAATCCACTCAAAAAAGACTAGGCTTTCAGCTAATAGTCCTGGCTCATGCCTGACCCAGATTCGATGGTAAAGATAATGAAAATCTGGATGCAGTGCAGCGCTCCGGGCCAGCAGAGAGCGCTGTAGgtccagacaccacaacccagtcAGTTCACCAAAAGGACATCCTCGTATGTTGTCGTTCTGAGGGAAGAAACAAGCACTTAACACGATAGCGCATACACATGTAGAAAAACATAAACGTCTCTCAACCGTGATAGAAAGGATAACAGTGAATGCATCTGTTATTGTCTGGTCATTGAAGTGGCATCTACTGCTGATCATTCTACAGGGGAACATCCATCCCCATCAAGGCTAGTTGGAGCCATCACCATCAACTTACACCAGTCTGACTCCTTCAGATCGGCAAACACTGAAGAGGTTAGGAGCTGGAGGGTGGATTCTGAACCAGGCCTTGACTTCTACCTTCAGTCTTGACCTGTGCCCTCAGACCTACCTGTCACAGCAGCAGAAGAAGGAGCAGGGCGAGGTCTCGAGGCCCCGGTACATGCCCGAGCTGGGCGTGTCAGTGCACTCTGCGATGAAGGCGTGCAGGTCCGTAATGTGGTAGGGCTCCTGGGTTTGGTgctggagggacaggagaggagacatgcaTCCATGTTTAGGGTTACCCACtttctgcatctcaaatggcatcctattccctatgtagtgcactaccaccGACCAGGACATTGTctagggaatagggaaccatttgggacacagccaccATGTGTACCGTGATCGGTTGGCTTTCACTAGGTGTTGTCGTTTGGAATTGGCTTCTGTTTGTACCGCTATGAGCAGTGAACATGAACGTTCTTCATGAGGACTGCAACTCTAAATATGAATCTACATCCCACAAAATGTATTATGCAAATCCAGCTATACGCCTCAACTCCAAATGAAAGTAAAAGACAAGCAGCAAATAAGAAATTATACAATGCTTATATTTTACATTCATTTGGATTAGAGTCTGTTTAAAGGGACACTTCGGGATTATGGCAATGAAGTCCATCTACTTCcctagagtcagatgaacttgtggatatcatttttatgtctctgcgtgcatgcagtttgaaggaagttgctaactagagTTAGCGCAATTGCCAAATAGCATTagagcaatgactggaagtccagAGTAACTGCAAGCATGCTAATAGATACTATTGTCTTCCAGTCATATTGAGAAattacctctaacttccttcatagaTAAAGGGCTATAATGACTCTTGGCTGTACCTTGATCTCTGAAAATGCACATCGCTGAAGAACATTTTCAAATTAAATCTCACTGTGGATGACGAGTTTTACTGTATTATTTACACAGATCTGTGCTCTTTTGCCTGACGAAAATGTCGCCCTTTGTTGTTACCTTGATGGTCTCGTAGGCACCGGTGATGAGGGCGATGAAGAGCGACAGTACCATGTAGATGAAGAGGGAGATGAAGGTGTACAGGTAGACCTGGCTGAACACCCACACCAGTGTGCTGCTCTCCTGCATCTCAGAGAAAGTCACAAACATGTCGTCGCCGTTGATCAGCGAGAACAGGCACTCTGACACCATGGAGAGAGAGCGGAACTgacggagggcgagagagagggaaacagttcAATTACAttccatgtacagtggggcaaaaaagtatttagtcagccaccaattgtgcaagttctcccacttaaaaaaatgagagaggcctgtaattttcatcataggtacacttcaactatgacaggcaaaatgaggaaataaatccagaaaatcacattgtaggatttttaaagaatttatttgcaaattatggtggaaaataagtatttggtcaataacaaaagtttctcaatactttgttatataccctttgtagggaatgacagaggtcaaacgttttctgaaagtcttcacaaggttttcacacactcttgatggtattttggcccattcctccatgcagatctcctctagagcagtgatgttttggggctgttgctgggcaacacggactttcaactccctccaaagagtttctatggggttgagatctggagactggctaggccactccaggaacttgaaatgcttcttacgaagccactccttcgttgcccgggcggtgtgtttgggatcattgtcatgctgaaagacccagccacgtttcatcttcaatgcccttgctgatggaaggagattttcactcaaaatctcacgatacatggccccattcattctttcctttacacggatcagtcatcctggtccctttgcagaaaaacagccccaatgcaactcagcattctttgtcctccaaacacgacgagttgagtttttaccaaaaagttctattttggtttcatctgaccatatgacattctcccaatcttcttctggatcatccaaatggtctctagcaaacttcagacgggcctggacatgtactggcttaagcagggggacacgtctggcactgcaggatttgagtccatggcggcgtagtgtgttactgatggtaggctttgttactttggtcccagctctctgcaggtcattcactaggtcccaccgtgtggttctgggatttttgctcaccattcttgtgatcattttgaccccacggggtgagatcttgcgtggagcccgagatcgagggagattatcagtggtcttgtatgtcttccatttcctaataattgctcccacagttgatttcttcaaaccaagctgcttacctattgcagattcagtcttccaagcctggtgcaggtctacaatcttgtttctggtgtcatttgacagctctttggtcttggccatagtggagttgagtgtgactgtttgagcttgtggacaggtgtcttttatactgataacaagttcaaacaggtgccattaatacaggtaacgagtggaggacagaggagcctcttaaagaagaagttacaggtctgtgagagccagaaatcttgcttttttgtaggtgaccaaatacttattttccaccataatttgcaaataaattcatcaaaaatcctacaatgtgattttctggattttttccctcattttgtctgtcatagtgtacttatgatgaaaattacaggcctccctcatcttttaagtgggagatctTGCACAATTGGTCGCTGACTAAAATCTATTTTTCCCCAACTTTATTTCATAGGAATATAGCTTAGGGAGAGAGACTGTTAAATTACACAAACAACCATGTGACTTAACATGACCATCTCACTATATTGGTTCAACATTTTTCAGGATTCCGTACACAATTTTTTTAATACAAAATAAATCCCTTACGGCCATCTTACTGGCAAGGGCCAGTAAATATGGAATTATAATAATAGACAAATCACATGTTCATAACACAGTACCTCATTATTGTGCAAAATCCCAAAATGTACCATTGTGCATCATCACTGAACCATATGGGGTGTCCCCCTCCAGATTCACTTTCCTTTTCAATCTATTTGCCGACCCGCTCTGCTATTGGCCTTCTCCTGTTAGCATGTCTGCCTTTGCTTCAAAATGGTGGCCGTCTGTACCTTGACGTGATAGGGCCCCAGCACGATCCAGCCACAGAAGCAGTAGCCCAGGTAGATGACAGCCACACAGCTGCAGAACCGGATCACGTTGGGGAACGCAGCTCGCAAGGTCACGATCAGgatctgagagggagagagccaggaGAGTGGGTGAAACACTGTCatcgttagtgtgtgtgtgcgtgtgtgtctgtgtgtgtaggcaaCTTACATTGTACTTCTGGAAGAAGCTGAGGTAGCGAATGACTCCGACCCACACCAACAAGGTGGAGGTCCCCAACAGGATGCCACACTCATCATATGATGACAAATTCTGTATGGAGAGATATTCAActcataaatgcctcatgagcatAGTACAACAACCTTTATCATAACCCAAACTGAGATACAATTTTGAGTGGTGATTTCAAATAATTATTTAGCATTTTCCTCTGGGAAAAATAAAaggtattctattctactctgagCAGTAGAGGAAATAGTCCCCTAGAGGGGGACTGACCTTGGATTCGATGCCAATCTTGATGATGCTGCCGATGACGGTGAGGACATCACTGATGATGAGCAGGATGTACCAGCCGTTGATGAATTCCATCCTTTCGTCCCAGCTTACTTTCCGGCCCAGGTTGGTCTTGAAGAACTCGACAAACTCCtgttacacagagacagagagagacagagacagagagagacagagacagagacagagagagacagagagagaggagttgggtGGCCCTACTGGGAAGACGAGTTATCACACCTTCTCAGATTTTGTGTTGCAGAACATTACTCGAAGAATGGAATCACTTCACAGAATGCCAATCACCTCCCcatcaaaaaaatatattttctctccttctcccacccCACAACCCTATAACAAGCAAACAAATGTATCTACAGTTTGTTCTCagataatatatgccatttagcaaacgcttttatccaaagtgacttacagtcatgcatgcatacattttacgttATGAGTGGTCCCAGGGAtagaacccactatcctggcgttGCAAGAGCCAtggtctaccaactgagttaTAGAGAACCACCAGATTGGATGTCCCTCCTTTTCACCACATTCTCTCTTCCTGCCCTCTACCTCCCAGTGACTTACGGCCTGTAGTATGATGCCGCGGAGTATGGAGCGGCCACACAGCACCAGGGACAGTATACAAACgatcaccaccaccacgtcaAACGTTACCCGCGTGTAGTTCTCCgctgagagggagggaaggaaagagaggagttAGTGGTTTCATCAAGTAGAAGCAGAGGGGCGAATACTTACTTCCACTTCAGTAAATCTTTCATGTTGACATCAATAATGTCTTATGAGGTCAAATGAAGATGGCGAAAGGGGAGATTGTTTAGTGTCTAAATAGTGTTTGTTTGTGGTTAGAAGTTGGACCGGTTCATTTCTGTCTGGTCATTCTGTGTGTAGTTTTGTATTGAcccatgcatatatatatatatatatatacatacacacacacatataaataatatatatatatataaataatatatatacatataaataatatacatatataaataatatatatacatataaataatatatatatatacacataaataatagatatatatataaataatatatatacatataaataatatatatacatataaataatatatatatattattttttagcCAACTCTCTTATCAGGTCTCTAAAAAAAATGGTTTACTACCTCGAGATTCTCCTGGGTCGTAATAATTAGGGCACACCGTCTAAAAATAGTTAGCAACGGAAGTAGTTCAGGTAGTCCCTACGTTTCAGTCCgtttattgcttaattaatatTACCCTGGTGAAATAAATGTCTAATAAAAACAAAACGTCTATCTCACCGTGGCCTGACACACTGGGGTCTTTACACTCCTTTATAAAAGCCTGGTTTTCCAGACTGATCCTCACTTTACCACTGTGAGCCTTGTTGTCCAGGACTATCTGGAGAATCAGATGGAAAGAGCAACAGATCAGACATTCCTACAGGTAACTAGCACTTGCTGTAAACGTTGCCAATAAAATTAAACATAAAAAAATGGTGGACTCTTCAAGggataataaactcagcaaaaaaagaaacgtcccttttcaggacactgtctttcaaggataatttgtaaaaaatccaaataacttcacagatcttcattgtaaagggtttaaacagtttcccatgcttgctcaatgacccataaacaattaatgaacatgcacctgtggaacggtcgttaacacactaacagcttacagatggtaggcaattaaggtcacagttatgaaaacttaggacactaaagatgcCTTTCTACggtctctgaaaaacaccaaaagaaagatgcccagggtcccttattatctgcgtgaacgtgccttaggcatgctgcaaggaggcatgaggactgcagatgtggccagggcaataaattgctatgTCGGTActttgagacgcctaagacagcgctacagtgagacaggatggacagctgatcatcctcgcagtggcagaccacgtgtaacaacaactgcacaggatcggtacatccaaacatcaaaccagcggaacaggtacaggatggcaacaacaggaacgcacaatccctcaatcagtgctcagactgtccgcaataggctgagagaggctggactgagggcttgtaggcctgttgtaaggcaggtcctcaccagacaccaccggcaacaacgtcgcctatgggcacaaaccccccgtcgctggaccagacaggactggcaaaaagtgctcttcactgacgagtcatggttttgtctcaccaggggttatggtcggattcgcgtttatcgtcgaaggaatgagcgttagaCCGAGGCCTGTAtcctggagcgggatcgatttggaggtggagggtccgtcatggtctggggcggtgtgtcacagcatcatcggactgagcttgttgtcattgcaggcaatctcaatgctgtgcgttacagggaatacatcctcctccctcatgtggtacccttcctgcaggctcatcctgacatgaccctccagcatgacaatgccctcagccatactgctcgttctgtgcgtgatttcctgcaagacaggaatgtcagtgttctgcattggccagcgaagagtccggatcttaatcccattgagcacgtctggggcctgttggatcggagggtgagggctagggccattccccccagaaatgtccgggaacttgcaagtgccttggtggaagagaggggtaacatctcacagcaagaactgtcaaatctggtgcagtccatgaaaaggagatgcactgcagtactttatgcaggtggtggccacaccagatactgacttttgattttgaccccccctccctttgtttagggacacattattaaatttatgttagtcacatgtctgtggaacttgttcagtttatgtctcagttgtttaatcttatgttcatacaaatatttacacgttaagtttgctgaaaataaacgcagttgacagtgaaaggatgttcctttaaaaaaaaaaagtttataacAAAACGGGTCATAGCTTACCTATAATATACAGGCAATGAAAAGGTTTCCACAGCAACTACTACACACTAAACAGGTTACAATGAGCCACAGACTGGGTAGGACCATTTGCAGGAAGTGgtgggggagggaaggggggtgGGACTCACCGTTATGAAGAAGGTGTAACAGTCAGGAATCTCGTTGTTGATGATGGTCTGAATGTTGATGGCCTTTAGGTGGAACTGTATCGTCACGTTTATGAGTCTAGACAACAAAGAGtgaaaagaaaaaaacatgagGGACATCAGGGTTGTGTCAAAGTGAAAGCAAAGAAAAGTTTTCAAACATTTTGCAacacaaaacaaaaatgtatgtttcttattggacaagtccaggtagACCCTCCCCTTTTTTTTGTTAGTTTTCCGTCTAATGAACATAACTCAGGGCAATAGGTAGTGTGTAAACAGTTtgaatgtgtgtgagagcgaTAAAAATTAACAGTTAGATGGGACATCCATCTTTGTAGTATCTATCTTAGTGGTATACCGACAGAAAACATGAGCCCGAAGTCATTTGAAAAGACGTGAAAAATGAAGCCTTACTTGTGGAACTTGAGGGTAAAGTTCTTGTAGTCACTGCCGAAAGGCGCTCGAGGGACTGACATAGGGTTAACCCCCACACAATCTAgtaacaggacagagagagaagttaGTCATTTCAGGGGCTGTTAATGTTTTTCCTTACAGAAATAGAATTACACTGA contains:
- the LOC115103818 gene encoding mucolipin-1-like; its protein translation is MATASGNCNHGGAGSEKERLVSSVSPHGYGSSDSSDKHVHHRHSHGNPRLPTATAGGWLGAEQEEEALRRKLKYFFMSPCDKFHAKGRKPFKLGLQLLKIIIVTVQLVLFGLSNQMVVTFKEENTMSFKHIFLKDYDEGSDDTLAVYTQSDVYEHIFYAVDQYLMLPETTVGRYAYVYGVGVNGSALSLCQQYYKKGSIDPANDTFNIDPHVITDCVGVNPMSVPRAPFGSDYKNFTLKFHKLINVTIQFHLKAINIQTIINNEIPDCYTFFITIVLDNKAHSGKVRISLENQAFIKECKDPSVSGHAENYTRVTFDVVVVIVCILSLVLCGRSILRGIILQAEFVEFFKTNLGRKVSWDERMEFINGWYILLIISDVLTVIGSIIKIGIESKNLSSYDECGILLGTSTLLVWVGVIRYLSFFQKYNILIVTLRAAFPNVIRFCSCVAVIYLGYCFCGWIVLGPYHVKFRSLSMVSECLFSLINGDDMFVTFSEMQESSTLVWVFSQVYLYTFISLFIYMVLSLFIALITGAYETIKHQTQEPYHITDLHAFIAECTDTPSSGMYRGLETSPCSFFCCCDRTTTYEDVLLVN